From Channa argus isolate prfri chromosome 21, Channa argus male v1.0, whole genome shotgun sequence, one genomic window encodes:
- the LOC137106490 gene encoding serine-rich adhesin for platelets-like isoform X2, with product MANQPPTDDQIWDYIKKRLSCYTNGSTQQRITTSEDSRDSTLQLSSVAHLPKPVSEEYVERPSLMYSIMEQSSIAERQAAKDVSLSPKTTVASEKQTEYPQIISKVAATCTKNEDESPVVLGAVPPVALDEVTKKYSNKLFNCSSIYEECKTPFSNINQNLDEMDTCKEVTAHSKINSSIQIVNVVSLNANQQLRKKSCEDARKDAGLVHSNRDLFVALSENEQPSKSENKHEQTFLVNNMKDPQYEDISDYEDTSQLLPKLPNSEQEELRVPDVQYEDISEDENPQIENIAVETASLKKLPENNSKRLTFEKEGGRPLECQTNCSSLCSSFSALKNETGDQMDDDWIVLPISISDLKFEEEEEAQNDLGIIVLQAGDTESIKSLGDTSPKEKPASDPGSASVLYQIEEFDTLESFLLSKTAQFRRSSRSSPIKEMDPMTEPHKLQNRRESYSDSEDNCETDDSCNYSPAPEHNYLTVPSHLLKSPTPVPSDKGESAPEKEHEATHPHIGQMRHSEYFKTDKQNISKKDDIIILDSDTEDESDQNSTKTAKRKRESSSSEDREELSCSGQRGHLVKTVDNVGETFKEMLHKNTAQQCQPKLESNIKNISTQNIVIILDSDPEDEGEKNYQKTNCKEVFLSGSEDGGKIRKTEQLTEPKVDSDCIQEAKGQTTSQRAVYHSSDKVGQKDLNQNKKATMDRILSSASDNSGSASFTVQNRHSAETMNSVYRTTSENPQKKTLLFKDSPNKVPQSVGKEADSISDRNTLINPLYVPNESQSGTHLKCAKDSKGTFSKDETQSLKTFTTTSKKTDLLDLNKNDQERCVPKPKSGNKSHCKKKTNILINESKPQARSGSREPLLSNQEGPSTSSCLTSPDKQPFEICRSSASSKDLSLSAESSAFHGLPKSKPCTSDPAYLHSSKLKRSLSYNNTSTLDHTHSPSQGPPSSAPIQLTAKRRAVEDWSNSYVPVGRGRRSSLGTECSRTTSYITNRNARPTSRHSNRAPRQSHKSHKFTTPLMKRAMFEAKQWTKEINRGTSRERRSSVGKGCKWLEKPTLSRPNNRRF from the exons ATGGCCAATCAACCTCCTACAGATGACCAAATATGGGACTATATTAAAAAGAGACTTTCATGTTATACCAATGGTTCAACTCAGCAACGCATAACCACCAGTGAGGACAGCAGGGACTCCACTCTTCAGTTAAGTAGTGTTGCCCATCTCCCCAAACCTGTCTCTGAAGAATATGTGGAGAGACCGAGTCTCATGTATTCGATAATGGAGCAGTCCTCTATTGCAGAACGACAAGCGGCTAAAGATGTTTCCTTATCTCCTAAGACTACAGTTGCATCAGAGAAACAAACAG AATATCCACAAATTATCTCGAAAGTCGCTGCCACTTGCACAAAAAATGAAGATGAGAGTCCAGTGGTTCTCGGAGCAGTGCCTCCAGTGGCCTTGGATGAGGTGACTAAGAAGTATTCCAACAAGTTGTTCAACTGCAGCTCAATTTATGAAGAATGCAAAACTCCTTTTTCAAATATCAACCAGAATTTGGATGAAATGGACACCTGTAAAGAAGTAACTGCACATTCCAAGATAAATTCATCAATTCAAATTGTTAATGTGGTGTCACTTAACGCAAACCAACAGCTGCGCAAGAAAAGTTGTGAAGATGCAAGGAAGGATGCAGGTCTTGTGCATTCAAACAGAGATTTATTTGTAGCACTTTCAGAAAATGAACAACCCTCTAAATCTGAAAACAAGCATGAGCAAACATTCTTGGTGAATAATATGAAAGATCCACAATATGAAGACATTTCAGATTATGAGGACACATCACAACTGTTGCCAAAACTCCCAAACTCTGAGCAAGAGGAATTAAGAGTCCCAGATGTACAGTATGAAGATATAAGTGAAGATGAAAATCCTCAGATTGAGAACATTGCAGTAGAAACAGCATCCCTTAAAAAATTGCCTGAAAACAACAGTAAGCGGTTAACATTTGAAAAGGAAGGCGGAAGACCTCTGGAATGTCAAACAAACTGCTCTTCATTATGCAGTTCCTTCtctgctttaaaaaatgaaactggtGATCAGATGGATGATGATTGGATAGTCCTCCCTATAAGCATATCAGACCTTAaatttgaagaagaagaagaagcccaGAATGACCTAGGCATAATTGTGTTGCAAGCTGGTGATACTGAGTCCATAAAAAGTCTGGGTGACACAAGTCCCAAAGAAAAGCCAGCATCAGACCCAGGATCAGCTTCCGTGCTTTATCAGATAGAGGAGTTTGACACGCTTGAAAGTTTTCTGCTATCCAAAACTGCACAATTCAGAAGATCAAGCAGGAGTTCACCTATAAAGGAAATGGACCCTATGACAGAACCTCATAAACTTCAGAACAGACGGGAGTCCTACTCTGATTCTGAAGACAATTGTGAAACAGATGACAGTTGTAATTACTCACCTGCACCGGAACATAACTATTTAACAGTGCCCAGCCATTTGCTCAAAAGTCCAACACCTGTGCCCTCAGACAAAGGTGAATCTGCACCAGAAAAAGAACATGAGGCTACACATCCACATATTGGTCAAATGAGGCACTcagaatatttcaaaacagataaacagaataTTTCAAAAAAGGATGATATAATAATTCTTGACTCTGACACTGAGGATGAAAGTGACCAAAACTCCACAAAGACTgcaaaaaggaagagagagtcGTCAAGCTCAGAGGACAGAGAAGAGCTTTCCTGTAGTGGACAAAGAGGGCATTTAGTTAAGACTGTGGACAATGTGGGTGAAAcctttaaagaaatgttacacaaaaacactgcacaacagTGCCAACCTAAACTTGAGtccaacataaaaaatatttcaacacaaaacattgtAATAATCCTGGACTCTGACCCAGAGGATGAAGGTGAAAAAAATTaccagaaaacaaactgtaagGAAGTATTCCTTTCAGGTTCAGAGGATGGTGGCAAAATCAGAAAGACCGAGCAGTTGACGGAACCTAAGGTTGACTCTGACTGTATTCAAGAGGCCAAAGGACAGACTACTTCACAAAGAGCAGTTTACCATAGCTCTGACAAAGTGGGACAAAAAGATCTTAACCAGAACAAGAAGGCCACAATGGATAGAATTCTTTCATCAGCATCAGATAATAGTGGCAGTGCCTCGTTTACTGTACAAAACAGACATTCTGCTGAAACCATGAACAGTGTTTATAGAACTACCAGTGAAAATCCTCAAAAAAAGACACTGTTATTTAAAGACTCACCAAACAAGGTCCCCCAATCTGTTGGTAAGGAAGCAGACTCCATTTCGGATCGTAATACTTTGATTAATCCTCTTTATGTTCCCAATGAATCACAATCCGGCACGCACTTGAAATGTGCAAAAGATTCCAAAGGCACATTTAGCAAAGATGAAACACAGTCTCTTAAGACCTTCACAACAACCAGCAAAAAGACTGACTTACTAGACTTGAACAAAAATGACCAAGAAAGATGTGTGCCCAAACCAAAATCTGGAAATAAGAGCcactgcaaaaagaaaaccaatatTCTGATTAACGAATCAAAACCCCAAGCAAGATCTGGTTCCAGAGAGCCTCTATTGTCTAACCAAGAAGGCCCATCAACTTCAAGTTGTTTGACTTCCCCAGATAAACAACCTTTTGAAATCTGCCGAAGCTCAGCCTCCTCTAAAgatttgtctctgtctgcagaAAGTTCTGCTTTCCATGGCCTTCCTAAATCTAAGCCCTGCACATCTGATCCCGCGTATTTGCATTCATCCAAACTAAAGCGTTCCCTCTCTTATAACAACACCTCAACATTAGACCATACTCACTCTCCCTCACAAGGCCCACCATCCTCTGCACCCATACAGTTAACAGCAAAGAGGCGAGCAGTGGAGGATTGGTCCAATAGCTATGTCCCAGTAGGGAGAGGCAGAAGAAGTAGCCTGGGGACGGAGTGCTCGAGAACCACAAGTTATATTACAAACAGGAATGCAAGACCCACATCTCGTCACAGTAACAGAGCACCCAGACAGAGCCACAAGTCCCACAAGTTTACCACCCCCCTGATGAAAAGAGCCATGTTTGAAGCCAAACAGTGGACAAAAGAGATAAATCGAGGCACCTCAAGGGAACGGA GGAGCTCCGTGGGCAAAGGTTGCAAGTGGCTAGAGAAGCCAACATTGTCAAGGCCAAACAACAG aAGGTTCtag